A region of Thermodesulfobacteriota bacterium DNA encodes the following proteins:
- a CDS encoding AI-2E family transporter, protein MAIGLLLVMFLLAVLFIAGRVAAIFPNETALIELKVRGLYKFNENYRALMGLDPSLKKGNRLYRLVHEDTEPIVDWVHRQFALTPEEHSLFLALHPAGPDVPAGSDRLVDYHRSNRTTLNLRARRPHAEVGGGERPPERPAHALFPPVKRPLVTLGRILSAWIIAPLVFVFLLSDAGEIKRGLLAAIPNPLFEPTLRVLEDLDRALGSYMRGLFLECVLLGLSVTVFLVIAGVAPRWAIAIGIFAGATDVIPYMGSAVALAGGLAYALLAEEIHPLLPVVDPGSFVIWVLAAVGLAEALKNVYEPIVLGDAATLHPLVVLIGVVGSGILFGIAGMLLAVPVITVVKTLISSTARQLKAYGLL, encoded by the coding sequence GTGGCGATCGGACTGCTATTGGTCATGTTCTTGCTCGCCGTTCTTTTCATCGCGGGCCGGGTCGCCGCCATCTTTCCGAACGAAACCGCGCTAATCGAACTCAAGGTCCGCGGGCTGTACAAATTCAACGAGAATTACAGGGCTCTGATGGGGCTGGACCCGTCGCTGAAGAAAGGCAATCGACTCTATCGCCTGGTGCATGAAGACACGGAACCCATCGTCGACTGGGTCCATCGCCAATTCGCCCTGACCCCGGAGGAACATTCCTTGTTCCTCGCTCTCCACCCCGCCGGCCCCGATGTCCCGGCCGGTTCCGACCGTCTGGTCGATTACCACCGTTCGAACCGGACGACCCTCAACCTGCGTGCCCGGAGGCCACACGCCGAAGTCGGCGGGGGAGAGCGACCCCCCGAAAGACCCGCACACGCACTGTTCCCGCCCGTGAAGAGGCCTCTTGTTACGTTGGGCAGGATTCTCTCCGCCTGGATCATCGCCCCCCTGGTCTTCGTGTTTCTGCTGAGCGATGCCGGCGAGATCAAGCGCGGCCTCCTTGCCGCGATCCCCAATCCCCTGTTCGAACCGACCTTGAGGGTTCTTGAGGATCTCGACCGTGCGCTGGGCAGCTACATGCGCGGCCTTTTCCTGGAGTGTGTCTTGCTGGGTCTCAGCGTGACGGTGTTTCTCGTCATCGCAGGAGTCGCTCCCCGTTGGGCGATCGCCATCGGTATCTTCGCCGGGGCGACCGATGTCATTCCGTACATGGGATCGGCTGTCGCCTTGGCGGGGGGGCTGGCATATGCCCTCTTGGCGGAGGAAATCCATCCTCTCCTGCCCGTCGTCGATCCCGGGAGTTTCGTGATCTGGGTACTTGCCGCGGTCGGGTTGGCCGAGGCGCTCAAGAACGTCTACGAGCCGATCGTCCTCGGCGACGCGGCCACACTTCACCCTCTCGTAGTATTGATCGGGGTCGTTGGGAGCGGCATTCTGTTTGGCATTGCCGGGATGTTGCTGGCTGTTCCGGTCATCACCGTCGTTAAAACATTGATCTCCAGTACCGCCCGGCAACTGAAAGCGTATGGACTGTTGTAA